From a region of the Stenotrophomonas sp. BIO128-Bstrain genome:
- a CDS encoding crotonase/enoyl-CoA hydratase family protein encodes MSTIEKLPVNHRYATIRTETTGNDDAHWLFMHADAASGIRPCCRKDMLDEMWNFMSAITRSPAERNSGKLRHFVLASDANAYNLGGDLDLFTRLIREGNRDRLLTYAQRCVEGVHHLHTGFGGDVRSIALIQGDALGGGLEMALACHTIVAEEGCGMGLPEVLFGLFPGMGAYSFLCKRVAPQLAEKIILDGRVYSSEEMHAMGVVDVLVPKGQGVKAVEDLIRQHQRIPHSYLAMNAARNLAQAVRYDELLEITKVWVDSALALGDKSLRTMDRLIKAQTRRATLDVA; translated from the coding sequence ATGAGCACCATTGAAAAGCTGCCCGTCAACCACCGCTACGCCACCATCCGCACTGAAACCACCGGCAACGACGATGCCCATTGGCTGTTCATGCATGCCGATGCCGCCAGCGGCATCCGCCCGTGCTGCCGCAAGGACATGCTCGATGAAATGTGGAACTTCATGAGCGCGATCACCCGCAGCCCGGCCGAGCGCAACAGCGGCAAGCTGCGCCATTTCGTGCTCGCGTCCGATGCCAATGCCTACAACCTGGGCGGCGATCTGGACCTGTTCACCCGCCTGATCCGCGAGGGCAACCGCGACCGCCTGCTGACCTATGCGCAGCGTTGCGTGGAAGGCGTGCACCACCTGCACACCGGCTTCGGTGGCGACGTGCGCTCGATCGCGCTGATCCAGGGCGATGCCCTCGGCGGCGGCCTGGAGATGGCGCTGGCCTGCCACACCATCGTGGCCGAGGAAGGCTGCGGCATGGGCCTGCCGGAAGTGCTGTTCGGGCTGTTCCCGGGCATGGGCGCCTATTCCTTCCTGTGCAAACGCGTAGCCCCGCAGTTGGCCGAGAAGATCATCCTCGACGGCCGCGTGTATTCCTCCGAAGAGATGCATGCCATGGGCGTGGTCGATGTGCTGGTGCCCAAGGGCCAGGGCGTCAAGGCCGTGGAAGATCTGATCCGCCAGCACCAGCGCATTCCGCATTCGTATCTGGCGATGAACGCCGCGCGCAACCTGGCCCAGGCCGTGCGCTATGACGAACTGCTGGAAATCACCAAGGTCTGGGTGGACTCCGCCCTTGCGCTGGGCGACAAGTCGCTGCGCACCATGGACCGCCTGATCAAGGCCCAGACCCGCCGCGCCACCCTCGACGTCGCCTGA
- the lysS gene encoding lysine--tRNA ligase — translation MNDQTAAPQPPVDENSLIAERRAKLTALRGQGIAYPNDFRREHFAGTLQAEFADAEHWTAEALEASDRQVKMAGRLMAKRVMGKASFAQIQDESGRIQLFLQGSTLGDAYTAFKGWDVGDIIAVEGGLTRTKTGELSVKATSIRLLTKSLRPLPDKWHGLADVEQRYRQRYVDLIVTPESREVFIKRSRIIRAMRAWLDNRDFLEVETPMMHYIPGGATAKPFTTHHNALDLDLYLRVAPELYLKRLVVGGLERVYEINRNFRNEGVSTRHNPEFTMMELYEAYATYTEVMDLTEGVIRDVASKVLGTTTVEWDGATIDLAPAFRRWRMDEAVRHHNPEISAADCTDRDALAAHCERLKIRIKPSFGWGKLLLEIFEATVEHTLIQPTFITDHPVEVSPLARANDDQPGYTDRFELFINGKELANGFSELNDPEDQAARFQAQVTAKEGGDDEAMHYDADYIRALEYGMAPTGGLGIGIDRLVMLLTGSSSIRDVLLFPYMRPEN, via the coding sequence ATGAACGATCAGACCGCCGCGCCGCAGCCCCCCGTCGACGAGAACAGCCTCATCGCCGAGCGCCGCGCGAAACTGACCGCCCTGCGCGGGCAGGGCATTGCCTACCCGAACGATTTCCGCCGCGAGCACTTCGCCGGCACCCTGCAGGCCGAGTTCGCCGATGCAGAGCACTGGACCGCCGAAGCGCTGGAGGCCAGCGACCGCCAGGTCAAGATGGCCGGCCGCCTGATGGCCAAGCGCGTGATGGGCAAGGCCAGCTTCGCCCAGATCCAGGACGAGTCCGGCCGCATCCAGCTGTTCCTGCAGGGCAGCACGCTGGGCGATGCCTACACCGCCTTCAAGGGCTGGGACGTGGGCGACATCATCGCCGTGGAGGGCGGGCTGACCCGGACCAAGACCGGTGAGCTGTCGGTCAAGGCCACCAGCATCCGCCTGCTGACCAAGTCGCTGCGCCCGCTGCCGGACAAGTGGCACGGCCTGGCCGACGTGGAGCAGCGCTACCGCCAGCGTTATGTCGACCTGATCGTGACCCCGGAGTCGCGCGAGGTGTTCATCAAGCGCTCGCGGATCATCCGCGCCATGCGCGCGTGGCTGGACAACCGCGACTTCCTGGAAGTCGAAACGCCGATGATGCATTACATCCCCGGCGGCGCCACGGCCAAGCCGTTCACCACCCACCACAACGCGCTGGACCTGGACCTGTACCTGCGCGTGGCCCCGGAGCTGTACCTCAAGCGCCTGGTCGTGGGTGGGCTGGAGCGCGTGTACGAGATCAACCGCAACTTCCGCAATGAGGGCGTGAGCACCCGCCACAACCCGGAATTCACCATGATGGAGCTGTACGAGGCCTACGCCACGTACACCGAAGTGATGGACCTGACCGAAGGCGTGATCCGTGACGTGGCCAGCAAGGTGCTGGGCACCACCACGGTGGAGTGGGACGGTGCCACGATCGACCTGGCCCCGGCGTTCCGCCGCTGGCGCATGGACGAGGCGGTGCGCCACCACAACCCGGAGATCAGCGCCGCCGACTGCACCGACCGCGATGCGCTGGCCGCCCACTGCGAGCGCCTGAAGATCCGCATCAAGCCGTCCTTCGGCTGGGGCAAGCTGCTGCTGGAGATCTTCGAGGCCACCGTCGAGCACACCCTGATCCAGCCGACCTTCATCACCGACCACCCGGTCGAGGTCTCGCCGCTGGCCCGCGCCAACGATGACCAGCCCGGCTACACCGACCGCTTCGAGCTGTTCATCAACGGCAAGGAGCTGGCCAACGGCTTCTCCGAGCTGAACGACCCGGAAGACCAGGCGGCCCGGTTCCAGGCCCAGGTCACGGCCAAGGAAGGCGGCGATGACGAGGCCATGCACTATGACGCCGATTACATCCGCGCGCTGGAGTACGGCATGGCCCCGACCGGCGGCCTGGGCATCGGCATCGACCGTCTGGTGATGCTGCTGACCGGCAGCAGTTCGATCCGTGACGTGCTGCTGTTCCCGTACATGCGTCCGGAAAACTGA
- a CDS encoding ATP-binding protein, translated as MRRLYPRLKHRLAQRPDTEHGQAIVRIVLITLILLYVLMPGPRHDLPPAQYHGVLAIVLTGLTLSLGLFGWLLWRPGRSDPRRVAGMLADYGLIAAGMVQMGEPLAWVYIVVMWVTVGNGMRYGNNYLYVAVAMAMVSFGSTALLTPYWHQNARLAFGLWLGLAAVPLYFSTLLRQLTRAMAEARRASEAKSRFLANMSHEFRTPLNGLSGMTELLATTKLDDEQRECVNTIQASSRSLLALVEEVLDISAIEAGKLRVTAEDFALADVIQAIGLILLPQAKAKRLDYRVKVADTVPPLLRGDLGHLRQILLNIAGNAVKFTDHGRVEIRVAVLDAESNGGVRLRFDILDTGIGVAPEMRPRLFEAFEQADVSMARRHEGTGLGTTIAKGLVEAMGGDIGYEENPPQGSHFWFELPFAPPRVPLGTVTPALVGDGLPDRNGNVIAFADPFLRHRARVRSMHILVADDHEANRMVLQRLLQKAGHKVLCVNGGEAVLDAMAESDFDAAIVDLHMPGMSGLDMLKELRVMQAGGGPRTPVLVLSADVTPEAIQRCTQAGAHTFLAKPVVAVRLLDVLADIASNGQLKASAPIVRTATVLDGVLDPGVLDELASLGMGDGFEREFIRQCLADADQCIGVALADGERSDWVHFREQAHAIKGVASNLGLVRVANRAGDLMRMADWQLKSEWRQRVTLLQAGIKEGRQALDARAQRKAQGQADDGGDMR; from the coding sequence ATGCGTCGTCTGTACCCGCGCCTGAAGCACCGCCTGGCGCAGCGCCCGGATACCGAACACGGCCAGGCGATCGTGCGCATCGTGCTGATCACCCTGATCCTGCTGTATGTGCTCATGCCGGGGCCGCGCCACGACCTGCCCCCGGCGCAGTACCACGGGGTGCTGGCGATCGTGCTGACCGGCCTGACCCTCTCGCTGGGGCTGTTCGGCTGGCTGCTGTGGCGGCCGGGACGCTCGGACCCGCGCCGGGTGGCCGGCATGCTCGCCGATTACGGGCTGATCGCCGCCGGCATGGTGCAGATGGGCGAGCCACTGGCCTGGGTCTACATCGTGGTGATGTGGGTGACGGTCGGCAACGGCATGCGCTACGGCAACAACTATCTGTACGTCGCGGTGGCGATGGCGATGGTCAGCTTCGGCAGCACCGCACTGCTGACCCCGTACTGGCATCAGAACGCGCGGCTGGCATTCGGCCTGTGGCTGGGCCTGGCGGCAGTGCCGCTGTATTTCTCCACGCTGCTGCGCCAGCTCACCCGTGCGATGGCCGAGGCGCGCCGCGCGAGCGAGGCCAAGAGCCGTTTCCTGGCCAACATGAGCCACGAGTTCCGCACGCCGCTCAACGGCCTGTCGGGCATGACCGAGCTGTTGGCCACCACCAAGCTCGATGACGAGCAGCGCGAGTGTGTGAACACCATCCAGGCGTCCTCGCGCAGCCTGCTGGCGCTGGTGGAGGAAGTGCTCGATATCTCTGCGATCGAAGCGGGCAAGCTGCGCGTGACCGCCGAGGACTTCGCGCTGGCCGATGTGATCCAGGCCATCGGGTTGATCCTGCTGCCGCAGGCCAAGGCCAAGCGGCTGGATTACCGGGTCAAGGTGGCCGATACCGTGCCGCCGCTGCTGCGCGGTGACCTGGGTCACCTGCGGCAGATCCTGCTCAACATCGCCGGCAACGCGGTCAAGTTCACCGACCACGGCCGGGTCGAAATCCGCGTGGCCGTGCTCGATGCCGAATCCAACGGCGGGGTGCGCCTGCGGTTCGACATCCTCGATACCGGCATCGGTGTCGCCCCGGAGATGCGCCCGCGCCTGTTCGAAGCGTTCGAGCAGGCTGACGTCAGCATGGCGCGCCGCCACGAAGGCACCGGCCTGGGCACGACCATCGCCAAGGGCCTGGTCGAGGCGATGGGCGGGGACATCGGCTACGAAGAGAACCCGCCGCAGGGCAGCCATTTCTGGTTCGAGCTGCCGTTCGCGCCGCCGCGCGTGCCGCTGGGCACGGTCACCCCGGCGCTGGTCGGCGACGGGCTGCCGGACCGCAACGGCAATGTCATTGCGTTCGCCGACCCGTTCCTGCGCCACCGCGCGCGCGTGCGCAGCATGCACATCCTGGTCGCCGACGATCACGAGGCCAACCGGATGGTGCTGCAGCGCCTGCTGCAGAAAGCCGGCCACAAGGTGCTGTGCGTCAACGGCGGTGAAGCGGTGCTCGATGCGATGGCCGAGAGTGATTTCGATGCGGCCATCGTGGATCTGCACATGCCCGGCATGAGCGGCCTGGACATGCTCAAGGAACTGCGCGTGATGCAGGCCGGTGGCGGTCCGCGCACGCCGGTGCTGGTGCTCAGTGCCGACGTCACGCCCGAGGCCATCCAACGCTGCACCCAGGCCGGCGCGCATACGTTCCTGGCCAAGCCCGTGGTCGCGGTGCGGCTGCTGGATGTGCTTGCCGATATCGCCTCCAACGGCCAGCTCAAGGCCAGCGCACCGATCGTGCGTACCGCTACCGTGCTGGATGGTGTACTGGACCCGGGCGTGCTCGACGAGCTGGCCTCGCTCGGCATGGGTGACGGTTTCGAACGCGAGTTCATCCGCCAATGCCTGGCCGATGCCGACCAGTGCATCGGCGTGGCACTGGCCGACGGCGAGCGCAGCGACTGGGTCCATTTCCGCGAGCAGGCGCACGCGATCAAGGGCGTGGCCAGCAATCTGGGCCTGGTCCGCGTTGCCAACCGTGCCGGAGATCTGATGCGCATGGCCGACTGGCAGCTCAAGAGCGAATGGCGGCAGCGCGTGACCCTGCTGCAGGCGGGCATCAAGGAAGGCCGGCAGGCGCTGGATGCACGTGCGCAGCGCAAGGCGCAGGGGCAGGCCGACGACGGCGGCGACATGCGCTGA
- a CDS encoding M48 family metallopeptidase: MRTSSSALLLAFACLTASTAASALDLKQLTSTGLKAGQALTLSDQDVAKAADEACVYMDQQNKVAPANSPYAQRLARITQGLANEDGMNLNFKVYLTDDVNAWAMANGCVRVYSGLMDMASDDEVRGVIGHEIGHVKLGHSKTKMRTALLASAGRDTLAASGNANIATLTQGQLGELAEGFVNAQFSQKEESAADEYGYRFMKRHQYDPAALASMFRKLSSKGGLMSSHPGSEARAGRIDAMIKKDSKR, encoded by the coding sequence ATGAGGACGTCATCCTCCGCCCTGCTGCTGGCCTTCGCCTGCCTGACCGCCTCCACCGCCGCTTCGGCCCTGGACCTCAAGCAGCTGACCAGCACCGGCCTGAAGGCCGGCCAGGCGCTCACCCTGTCCGACCAGGACGTGGCCAAGGCCGCCGACGAAGCCTGCGTCTACATGGACCAGCAGAACAAGGTCGCCCCCGCCAACTCGCCCTACGCCCAGCGCCTGGCCAGGATCACCCAGGGCCTGGCCAACGAAGACGGCATGAACCTCAACTTCAAGGTCTACCTGACCGACGACGTCAATGCCTGGGCCATGGCCAACGGCTGCGTGCGCGTGTACTCGGGCCTGATGGACATGGCCTCGGACGACGAAGTGCGCGGCGTGATCGGCCACGAGATCGGCCACGTCAAACTGGGCCACTCCAAGACCAAGATGCGTACCGCACTGCTGGCCTCGGCCGGTCGCGACACGCTGGCCGCCTCGGGCAATGCCAACATCGCCACCCTGACCCAGGGCCAGCTCGGCGAACTGGCCGAGGGCTTCGTCAACGCGCAGTTCTCGCAGAAGGAAGAAAGCGCTGCCGACGAATACGGCTACCGCTTCATGAAGCGCCACCAGTACGACCCGGCCGCCCTGGCCAGCATGTTCCGCAAGCTGTCCAGCAAGGGCGGCCTGATGTCCTCCCACCCGGGCTCGGAAGCCCGCGCCGGGCGCATCGACGCGATGATCAAGAAAGACAGCAAGCGCTGA
- the prfB gene encoding peptide chain release factor 2 (programmed frameshift), with protein MIELNPVRQRITDLTDRVLSLRGYLDYDAKKERLEEVTRELENPDIWNNAEYAQNLGRERANLDKTVGGIATILDGLTESGELLELAESEQDEETALAVVSDLDKYQKHVEQLEFQRMFSGQMDNAAAFVDIQAGAGGTEAQDWAEILLRMYLRWCESRGWKTELMEVSGGDVAGIKSATLRVEGDYAYGWLKTETGVHRLVRKSPFDSDNRRHTSFTSVFVSPEVDDNIEIDINPADLRTDVYRSSGAGGQHVNKTESAVRITHIPTNTVVACQTGRSQHQNRDNAMKMLAAKLYELEIQKRNAERDAVEATKSDIGWGSQIRNYVLDQSRIKDLRTGIERSDTQKVLDGDLDEFVEASLKSGLAVGAKRTDA; from the exons ATGATCGAGCTCAATCCTGTCCGCCAGCGCATCACCGATCTCACCGATCGCGTGCTCTCGCTCAGGGGGTATCTT GACTACGACGCCAAGAAAGAGCGTCTGGAAGAAGTAACCCGGGAACTGGAAAATCCTGATATCTGGAACAACGCCGAGTACGCCCAGAACCTTGGCCGCGAACGCGCCAACCTGGACAAGACCGTGGGCGGCATCGCCACGATCCTCGACGGCCTGACCGAGTCGGGCGAACTGCTGGAACTGGCCGAAAGCGAACAGGACGAAGAAACCGCCCTGGCCGTGGTCAGTGACCTGGACAAGTACCAGAAGCACGTGGAGCAGCTGGAGTTCCAGCGCATGTTCTCCGGCCAGATGGACAACGCTGCGGCGTTCGTCGATATCCAGGCCGGCGCCGGTGGTACCGAAGCCCAGGACTGGGCCGAGATCCTGCTGCGCATGTACCTGCGCTGGTGCGAATCGCGCGGCTGGAAGACCGAGCTGATGGAAGTCTCCGGCGGCGACGTCGCGGGCATCAAGTCGGCCACGCTGCGCGTGGAAGGCGATTACGCCTACGGCTGGCTGAAGACCGAGACCGGCGTGCACCGCCTGGTGCGCAAGTCGCCGTTCGATTCGGACAACCGCCGCCACACCAGCTTCACCTCGGTGTTCGTGTCGCCGGAAGTCGATGACAACATCGAGATCGACATCAACCCCGCCGACCTGCGCACCGATGTGTACCGCTCCTCCGGCGCCGGTGGCCAGCACGTCAACAAGACCGAGTCGGCGGTGCGTATCACGCACATCCCGACCAATACGGTCGTGGCCTGCCAGACCGGCCGCAGCCAGCACCAGAACCGCGACAACGCGATGAAGATGCTGGCCGCCAAGCTGTATGAGCTGGAGATCCAGAAGCGCAATGCCGAGCGTGACGCGGTGGAAGCCACCAAGTCCGACATCGGCTGGGGCAGCCAGATCCGCAACTACGTGCTCGACCAGAGCCGCATCAAGGACCTGCGCACCGGCATCGAGCGCTCCGATACGCAGAAGGTGCTGGACGGCGACCTCGACGAATTCGTCGAAGCCAGCCTGAAGTCCGGCCTGGCCGTGGGTGCCAAACGCACCGACGCCTGA
- a CDS encoding two-component system response regulator yields MQGASVQSGGVSSSQHVPVWSRKKAEAALNIVIVDDQTSARTMLRHVIEDIAPELSVHDFGDPLTALAWCESHAVDLLLLDYRMPEMDGLEFARRFRRLPKHRDIPVILITVVGDEPIRQAALEAGVIDFLVKPIRPRELRARCYNLLQLRQQSENVKQRALSLEQRLLASMHEVEERERETLSRLARAIEFRDAGTSAYLERMAHVAGLIAEQLGLPEEEVKLIEMAAPLHDMGKIAIPDAVLLKQGKLSDEEQAIMRRHPRIGYELLSGSQNRFIQVGALIALRHHERYDGSGYPDGLVGDAIPLEARIVAVADVFDALISPRPYKEAWTMEATLAYLYAQRGRLFDPRCVDALLRGRLQLDEICAQHSTASSRPGM; encoded by the coding sequence ATGCAAGGTGCCAGCGTGCAGAGCGGCGGAGTATCCTCTTCGCAGCATGTTCCAGTGTGGTCAAGGAAGAAGGCAGAAGCAGCCTTGAATATTGTCATCGTTGACGATCAGACGTCCGCGCGTACCATGCTGCGCCATGTCATCGAGGACATCGCGCCGGAACTGTCCGTGCACGACTTCGGCGATCCGCTGACGGCGCTTGCCTGGTGCGAGTCGCACGCCGTGGATCTGCTGTTGCTCGATTACCGCATGCCGGAGATGGACGGGCTGGAGTTCGCCCGCCGCTTCCGCCGCCTGCCCAAGCACCGCGACATCCCCGTGATCCTGATCACCGTGGTCGGCGACGAGCCGATCCGCCAGGCCGCGCTGGAGGCCGGGGTGATCGATTTCCTGGTCAAGCCCATCCGCCCGCGCGAACTGCGCGCGCGCTGCTACAACCTGTTGCAGCTGCGCCAGCAGTCGGAGAACGTCAAGCAGCGCGCGCTGTCGCTGGAGCAGCGCCTGCTGGCCAGCATGCACGAGGTGGAGGAGCGCGAGCGCGAGACGCTGTCGCGGCTGGCGCGGGCGATCGAATTCCGTGATGCCGGCACCAGTGCCTACCTGGAGCGCATGGCCCATGTCGCCGGGCTGATCGCCGAGCAGCTCGGGCTGCCGGAAGAAGAGGTCAAGCTGATCGAGATGGCCGCGCCCCTGCACGACATGGGCAAGATCGCCATTCCCGATGCGGTCCTGCTCAAACAGGGCAAGCTGAGCGATGAGGAGCAGGCGATCATGCGTCGGCACCCGCGGATCGGCTACGAGCTGCTGAGTGGCAGCCAGAACCGTTTCATCCAGGTCGGGGCCCTGATCGCGCTGCGCCACCATGAGCGCTACGACGGCAGCGGCTACCCGGATGGGCTGGTCGGCGATGCGATTCCGCTGGAAGCGCGGATCGTGGCGGTGGCCGATGTGTTCGACGCGCTGATCTCACCGCGTCCGTACAAGGAAGCATGGACCATGGAAGCCACGCTGGCGTATCTGTATGCCCAGCGGGGCCGGTTGTTCGATCCGCGCTGCGTCGATGCCCTGCTGCGCGGCCGCCTCCAGCTTGATGAGATCTGCGCACAGCACTCCACCGCGTCATCCCGCCCGGGGATGTGA
- a CDS encoding acyltransferase: protein MPRRHDIDALRVLAFALLILYHTAMAYVDGWGFHLKSDHTAEWLQWPMLLVNRWRMQLLFLLSGIAIALMRPETRIARFALLRTWRLLLPLLFGMAVVVPIQPYCEAVTNGRIEPGFGAFLLRYWQMPAWPQDSFAGWQLRITWNHLWYLAYLWVYTLVLALLMPVLDTAAVHRAVERFARAPAPLLIGLPSLLSFGWVAWLDPRFPSTNLLFGDWYQHAKYGTVFLAGYLLARATPFWARVVELRQTTLWVAAVAASWYFGIRLLGRVLPDDSVLRQWPDSVWTLQVMASQSLYLWAVLLALLGWAKVYLDRPFRWLPYCTEAVYPWYILHQSLIIALLFWLKPLHLGPWWEPLLVLAGTVAGCLVLYEGLIRRVGWLRPLFGLRRERLSPMRPAAGGAAAGSPGAG, encoded by the coding sequence ATGCCACGCCGCCACGACATCGACGCCCTGCGCGTACTCGCCTTCGCCCTGCTCATCCTGTATCACACCGCCATGGCCTACGTGGACGGCTGGGGGTTCCATCTCAAGAGCGACCACACCGCCGAGTGGCTGCAATGGCCGATGCTGCTGGTCAACCGCTGGCGGATGCAGCTGTTGTTTCTGCTCTCGGGCATCGCCATCGCCCTGATGCGGCCCGAAACGCGCATCGCGCGCTTCGCCTTGCTGCGCACGTGGCGGCTGCTGCTGCCGCTGCTATTCGGCATGGCCGTGGTGGTGCCGATCCAGCCGTACTGCGAGGCAGTGACCAACGGCCGCATCGAGCCCGGCTTCGGCGCGTTCCTGCTGCGCTACTGGCAGATGCCGGCCTGGCCGCAGGACAGCTTTGCCGGCTGGCAGCTGCGCATCACCTGGAACCACCTGTGGTACCTGGCCTACCTGTGGGTCTACACGCTGGTACTGGCCTTGCTGATGCCCGTCCTGGATACCGCTGCCGTGCATCGCGCCGTGGAGCGCTTCGCCCGTGCGCCGGCGCCGCTGCTGATCGGGCTGCCCAGCCTGCTCTCCTTCGGCTGGGTGGCCTGGCTCGATCCCCGCTTCCCGTCCACCAACCTGCTGTTTGGCGATTGGTACCAGCACGCCAAGTACGGAACGGTGTTCCTGGCCGGCTACCTGCTTGCCCGCGCCACCCCGTTCTGGGCGCGCGTGGTCGAGCTGCGCCAGACCACCCTGTGGGTGGCAGCCGTTGCGGCGAGCTGGTACTTCGGCATCCGCCTCCTGGGGCGGGTGTTGCCTGACGATTCGGTGCTGCGGCAGTGGCCGGACAGTGTCTGGACGCTGCAGGTGATGGCCAGCCAGTCGCTGTACCTGTGGGCCGTGCTGCTGGCCCTGCTCGGCTGGGCCAAGGTGTATCTGGATCGCCCGTTCCGCTGGCTGCCGTACTGCACCGAGGCGGTGTATCCCTGGTACATCCTGCACCAGAGCCTGATCATCGCGCTGCTGTTCTGGCTCAAACCGCTGCACCTGGGGCCGTGGTGGGAGCCGCTGCTGGTGCTGGCCGGGACGGTGGCCGGCTGCCTGGTGCTGTACGAAGGGCTGATCCGGCGCGTTGGCTGGCTGCGCCCACTGTTCGGACTGCGCCGGGAGCGGCTCTCGCCGATGCGTCCCGCCGCCGGTGGCGCAGCGGCGGGATCGCCAGGGGCCGGCTAA
- a CDS encoding LytTR family DNA-binding domain-containing protein, which translates to MANGRAARWRPGARMLVWSVILLTTAVANALVEVMDAGRRGEELGLWQPMIWELSSVTMILLTLPVLWWGCQRWPLHADTWKRRLPLYLLASVAWSLVHVTGMMGLRHLAYAALGYHYQDDASWPVRLVYEYLKDVRAFFTFVAIEHFFSWFGRRRQGEAHLLAAPDDAPPVDAVERPERFLVRKLGRDFLVATGDIEYAQAAGNYVNLRVRGHDYPLRSTMAALEERLDPAVFVRAHRSWLVNVRHLVSIEPLDGGEALLHMDDGGRVPCSRRQLPSFRQALAVQATG; encoded by the coding sequence ATGGCGAACGGACGTGCCGCGCGGTGGCGGCCGGGTGCGCGGATGCTGGTGTGGTCGGTGATCCTGCTGACCACCGCGGTGGCCAATGCGCTGGTGGAAGTGATGGATGCGGGGCGCCGTGGCGAAGAGCTGGGCCTGTGGCAGCCGATGATCTGGGAGTTGAGCAGCGTCACGATGATCCTGCTGACCCTGCCGGTCCTGTGGTGGGGCTGCCAGCGTTGGCCGCTGCATGCCGATACCTGGAAGCGCCGCCTGCCGCTGTACCTGCTGGCCAGCGTGGCGTGGTCGCTGGTGCATGTCACCGGGATGATGGGGCTGCGCCATCTCGCCTATGCCGCGCTCGGCTACCACTACCAGGACGATGCCAGCTGGCCGGTACGCCTGGTGTACGAGTACCTCAAGGATGTGCGTGCGTTCTTCACCTTCGTGGCGATCGAGCACTTCTTCAGCTGGTTCGGACGGCGCCGGCAAGGCGAGGCGCATCTGCTGGCCGCGCCGGACGATGCTCCGCCGGTGGACGCCGTGGAACGTCCGGAGCGGTTCCTGGTGCGCAAGCTGGGCCGCGACTTCCTGGTCGCCACCGGTGATATCGAGTACGCCCAGGCGGCCGGGAACTACGTCAATCTGCGGGTGCGCGGGCACGACTACCCGCTGCGCAGCACCATGGCGGCACTGGAAGAACGGTTGGATCCGGCCGTGTTCGTGCGGGCCCACCGCAGCTGGCTGGTGAACGTGCGGCACCTGGTCTCGATCGAGCCGCTGGACGGGGGCGAGGCCTTGCTGCACATGGACGATGGTGGGCGCGTACCGTGCAGTCGCCGGCAGCTGCCCTCGTTCCGGCAGGCGCTGGCGGTGCAGGCCACCGGCTGA